The Methylopila sp. M107 genome contains the following window.
CGCCTCGCCGGCGCGCTCTATCTTGGCTGGCTCGCCTTCGAGGCGTTGAGGCCCGGCGGCGCCTCGCCCTTCACGGTCGGATCCTTTCCGCCCGACAGCGCTCCAAAGCTGTTCCTGATCGGCTTCGTCACCAACCTGCTCAATCCCAAGATCGCGCTGCTCTATCTCGCGCTGCTGCCGCAGTTCATCGATCCGGAGCGCGGCGAGGTGCTGACCCAGACGCTCGCGCTCGGCGGAACCCAGATCGTGGTGGCGACGGTCGGCGACGCAATGTTCGTGTTCGCGGCCGGCGCGATCTCGGGATTCCTCGCGCGCCGTCCGTTCTGGGCGACGGCGCAGCGCTGGCTGATGGGCTGCGTGTTCGGCGCGCTCGCGGTGCGGATGGCGCTCGACAGCCGACGGTGACGCCTCACGGCCGTTGCGCCTATGGCCCTGGCGCCACGGCGGGGAAGCTTCGTTCCGACTGCTGACGAGAGCGGCGACGGGGCGTCGCTGCTTTCCGCAACCGCTTCAACATGTTGCGCCGTCAGCTTGTGAAACGCGCTGTGATGGCGCCCTCCCGCCATCCGCTGGACGCGCGTCGGGCCCCCGTGCGATAGCCACGCCATCCGCGCGAGCGCGCGGATCGAGCATGAAAAAGGTGTTCCATGACCGACGTTCGAGGCCTGATGGCCGGCAAGCGAGGGCTCGTGATGGGCGTCGCGAACAATCGGTCGATCGCCTATGGCATCGCGAAGGCGGCCGCCAACGCCGGGGCCAAGCTCGCCTTCACCTATCAGGGCGATGCGCTGAAGAAGCGCGTCGAGCCGCTCGCGGCCGAGCTCGGCGGCGAAGTCGTCGGCCATTGCGACGTGACCGACGCCGCCTCGATCGACGCTGTGTTCGAGAAGACCGGCGAGGTCTTGGGCGGGCTCGACTTCCTGGTCCACTGCGTCGCGTTTTCCGACAAGGACCAGCTCGACGGCCGCTATCTCGAGACGACGGCCGAAAACTTCAACAAGACCATGTTCATCTCCTGCTATTCGCTCACCGCAGTCACGCAGCGGGCCGAGAAGCTGATGGAGAACGGCGGGTCGATCCTGACGCTGACCTACTACGGCGCGGAAAAGTGGATGCCGCACTACAACGTCATGGGCGTCGCCAAGGCCGCGCTGGAAGCCAGCGTCCGCTATCTCGCGGCCGACCTCGGCCAGAAAAACATCCGCGTCAACGCGATCTCGGCCGGCCCCATCAAGACGCTGGCGGCCTCGGGGATCGGCGACTTCCGCTACATCCTGAAGTGGAACGAGCTGAACTCGCCGCTCCGCCGTACGGTGACGATCGACGAGGTCGGCGATTCGGCCGTCTATTTCCTGTCCGATCTCGGACGGGGCGTGACCGGCGAGATCCACCATGTCGACGCCGGCTACCACATCGTCGGCATGAAGAACCCGGACGCGCCGGACATTTCCGTGGTGTAAGGGCTGCTGCGGTTGCGACGCACGCGGTCGTTTGATTCAGCGTCTTCATGAGGTCCGGGTTTGGCCCCGCCGCTGATCTTCGTCCGCCACGGCGAGACCGACTGGAACGTCGCGAACCGGCTGCAGGGGCAGACCGACATCCCGCTCAATGCGAAGGGCCGCGATCAGGCCGACGCCGTGGGCCGGGATCTCGCCAAGGCGTTTCCGGATCTTTCCGGCCACGCCTTCATTGCGAGCCCTCTCTCGCGCGCCGCGGAGACCATGCGGCGGGTTCGCGCCGGCTTGGGCCTCGACCCTGCCGCTTTCGGTTTCGACGACCGCTTAAGGGAGATGACCTTCGGTCGTTGGGAGGGGCTCACCTTCGACGAGATCCGCGCCCGGGAGCCGAAGGCGATGAAGGCGCGCGACGCCGACCGCTGGGGCCACAGGCCGCCGGATGGCGAGAGCTACGCGGACGTCGCGACGCGCGTCGCGGCGCTCTTGAGCGAACTCGCCGGTCCGACGGTGCTTGTCTCCCATGGCGGCGTCGCCCGCGTCGCGCTGGCGCTGATCGGCGGCGGCGACCGGGAGAAGCTTCCGCGCGTGCACATCCAGCAGGGTAGGGCGATGGTGATCGAGAATGGCGGGTGGCGCTGGGCGTGATCGGTGGGTCGCGTCACGAATCTTAATTGACGCTCACGCCAGCTCCCTCTCCCTCACCCCCTCGAACAGCGGCCGCTTCTTCGCCAGGTCCTGGCCGACATGGTCCATGAAGGCGCGGATGCGGGCGCTGGAGCGCAGGTCCGGATGGGTCAGGATCCACAGGCCCGGCGGCGTCTGGCCCGGCGGATCGTAGAGCCGCACGAGGCCCGGAAACCGGTTCGCGATGTAGCAGGGCAGGGGACCGATGCCGATTCCGGCCGCGATCGCCTCGGCCATGCCGAGCACGGTGTTCAGCCGGTAGACCATCTTGTGCTCGCCGACGACGTCGCGGAGCCAGCGCTGCAGCTGGCCGAGCATGTCGCCGGGGCCGATCCACGGCAGGTGGTCGAGCGCCTCGATGCTGTCGACGGGCCGCATCGGCGCGAGGCCGTAGACCGCCCAGTAGATCGAGGCGAGCCGCCGGCCGACCAGCGTCTCGGGCGGCGAGGCGGTGACGCGCAGCGCGATGTCGGCGTCGCGCTTGGACAGGTTCAGCACCGCGTTGCCGACCACGACGTCGAGCGAGATCTCCGGATAGGCCCGGCGGAAGCTCGCGAACACGTCCGTCAGGCCGTGGATCAGCAGGCTGTCATTGGTGGTGACGCGCAGTTCCCCGGTCGGCGCGAGGTCTTGGCCCATGACGCGGCGCTCGAAGGCGATGATGTCGTCGCCCATCCGATCGGCGATCGCGGCCATCTCGTCGCCGGCCGGCGTCAGGCCGTAGCCGGCGCGTCCGCGTTCGAACAGGCGGGCGCCGAGCCGTTCTTCCAGCGCGCCGAGTCGGCGGAACACCGTCGATGCGTTGACGCCCAGTATCTCGGCCGCGCCGGCCAGCGACCGCCGCTCTGCGATCGCCTTGACGAGGCGGAAGTCGTCCCATGCGAGCATGAATTGTACCGTGGCGGGCCGCACGTCATTGCGTGCGCGCAAACTCTCTAGCCGATCGAAGCCGAAAAGTCATGCGGGAGCCGACCGTGGCATTAACAGCCTCTGGTAGACCATGCCCACGCCGATCAGCACGCCGCCGAGGCCCATAAAGGAAAGCGCCCGGAAAACGCCGCCGAGGCCCGCCATATCGAACAGGAACACCTTCAGGACAACCGCCACGATCACGATCGCCGAGCCGAGCCGCAGCATCTGCGAGCGGCGGACGACGCCGGCGGCGAGCAGAGCGAGGCCGAACACGAGCCAGGCGACCGAATAGGCGTACCATTCGCCGTCGCTCGCGAAGCCGCCCGAGAGAATCGGCCCCGCGAAATAGCGGCGGACCGTGAGCGTCACGAAGGCGAAGGCGAGCGCGAGAGCCGCCGCGCCGAGCGCCCGCGCAACCCAGACCGGGCGGCCTTCGCCCGCGAAGCGCGCCGCGAGGAAGGCCGCGACCGCGGGCACGAGATAGCCCGGGACGAGGTCGTTGACGACGAGGCCGCCCTCGACCGGCTCGCCGGTCACGAACGGGTTCGCCGCGATCAGGACGCCGAAGACTGCGGTCAACACGCCAAGGCCGCCCAGGATCAGCGAGCCCCACTTCAGCGCGGGGCTAGCGCGGCCGACTCCAAGCTTTCCGGCGATCGCCGCAAGACCGAACGCGACGGTCGCGTCGAGGCCCGCCTCGACGAGCTTCACGGTCCCGGCCGTCATGTCGCCGAAGTTTGCGAGGTGGCGCGCCTGCGTGAAGCCGAGCAGCAGCGCGAACAGCAGCGAAAGCCCTTCCAGCATGTTGGCGGGCCGGCGCTGGCCGGCCCTGTCGAACTGCCGTGAACCGATCCAGAACGCGAGCGCCGGCGCGCCATAGCCCCAGAGCAGCGCGTTGAAGATCGGCGTGGTCCCGAGGTCGTTGACGATGCGCGGGTCGATCACGATGCGCAGCAGCACGATCCCGCCGGCGACCATTGCGAGCCAGCCGAGCGTGCGGATCGGGCGCTGCACCGCAACGAAGCCGAGCGCCATCGCGAGGAAGGACAGCGCGATCGTCAGCGCGCCC
Protein-coding sequences here:
- a CDS encoding LysE family translocator — protein: MPDFSTLIAFAAVSLGMVLTPGPNMIYLVSRSVAQGHRAGLVSLGGVILGFFVWMLLAAFGVTAMLLVVPYAYDALRLAGALYLGWLAFEALRPGGASPFTVGSFPPDSAPKLFLIGFVTNLLNPKIALLYLALLPQFIDPERGEVLTQTLALGGTQIVVATVGDAMFVFAAGAISGFLARRPFWATAQRWLMGCVFGALAVRMALDSRR
- the fabI gene encoding enoyl-ACP reductase FabI yields the protein MTDVRGLMAGKRGLVMGVANNRSIAYGIAKAAANAGAKLAFTYQGDALKKRVEPLAAELGGEVVGHCDVTDAASIDAVFEKTGEVLGGLDFLVHCVAFSDKDQLDGRYLETTAENFNKTMFISCYSLTAVTQRAEKLMENGGSILTLTYYGAEKWMPHYNVMGVAKAALEASVRYLAADLGQKNIRVNAISAGPIKTLAASGIGDFRYILKWNELNSPLRRTVTIDEVGDSAVYFLSDLGRGVTGEIHHVDAGYHIVGMKNPDAPDISVV
- a CDS encoding histidine phosphatase family protein yields the protein MAPPLIFVRHGETDWNVANRLQGQTDIPLNAKGRDQADAVGRDLAKAFPDLSGHAFIASPLSRAAETMRRVRAGLGLDPAAFGFDDRLREMTFGRWEGLTFDEIRAREPKAMKARDADRWGHRPPDGESYADVATRVAALLSELAGPTVLVSHGGVARVALALIGGGDREKLPRVHIQQGRAMVIENGGWRWA
- a CDS encoding LysR family transcriptional regulator, giving the protein MLAWDDFRLVKAIAERRSLAGAAEILGVNASTVFRRLGALEERLGARLFERGRAGYGLTPAGDEMAAIADRMGDDIIAFERRVMGQDLAPTGELRVTTNDSLLIHGLTDVFASFRRAYPEISLDVVVGNAVLNLSKRDADIALRVTASPPETLVGRRLASIYWAVYGLAPMRPVDSIEALDHLPWIGPGDMLGQLQRWLRDVVGEHKMVYRLNTVLGMAEAIAAGIGIGPLPCYIANRFPGLVRLYDPPGQTPPGLWILTHPDLRSSARIRAFMDHVGQDLAKKRPLFEGVRERELA